Proteins encoded in a region of the Haloglomus salinum genome:
- a CDS encoding helix-turn-helix domain-containing protein, producing MEPQTREPDHGDEGFDTWRALQEATDTPRADLLSDIAGHPKGAPSVEELAYVNPDKSEDAIRRHLRRLVDAKVVRVLEVVPGNRRRDFPNKFYTITDEARALFDRNGLFPREAWQRQYEAVEKTARIRDVEQMPRPAGKD from the coding sequence ATGGAACCGCAGACGAGAGAGCCCGACCACGGCGACGAGGGGTTCGATACGTGGCGGGCGCTCCAGGAGGCGACGGACACGCCCCGGGCGGACCTGCTGTCGGACATCGCCGGTCATCCGAAGGGTGCACCGAGCGTCGAGGAGTTGGCGTACGTGAACCCCGACAAGAGCGAGGACGCCATCCGCCGGCACCTCCGGCGCCTCGTCGACGCCAAGGTCGTCCGGGTGCTGGAGGTCGTGCCCGGCAATCGGCGCCGGGACTTCCCGAACAAGTTCTACACGATCACCGACGAGGCGCGGGCGCTGTTCGACCGGAACGGGCTGTTCCCACGCGAGGCGTGGCAGCGCCAGTACGAGGCCGTCGAGAAGACGGCCCGGATTCGGGATGTCGAGCAGATGCCCCGACCGGCGGGGAAGGACTGA
- a CDS encoding RNA ligase family protein, protein MKVYPKVPRYDHPVVPEAFFAADDLTVVEKYDGSSFRFTCFDKRYSEVYPESVVSAADRDGSLVFGTRRSIRGNHRENLDDIDGALHRAVRCLREGIESAALRELHDAYDSPLIVYAENLVYSTLDYGYTDRDLPALVGFDVLPYTAIETMTPAGDPYAETFEGFLSTAEAWDVLERIRDETAPTAHAFVPATILEESSGVDPESFEVPPSSLAPDVRAEGVVIRSDAQERRVKVVREAFEELNREQFGRNPDDADSGAAYLVAAYCTSARIRKEVRSMVVEEGREFGVHLTDDLYPRVVEDMWAENWKEIMRLERELVPADVYPLVAKRCVRELRQMETNAELNSADPTTIWQHLS, encoded by the coding sequence GATGATCTGACGGTGGTCGAGAAGTACGACGGGAGCAGCTTCCGATTCACGTGCTTCGACAAGCGGTACTCCGAGGTGTATCCCGAGTCAGTCGTCAGTGCAGCGGATAGGGATGGGAGTCTGGTCTTCGGCACCCGGCGGTCGATTCGGGGTAACCACCGCGAGAACCTCGACGATATCGACGGTGCCCTCCACCGGGCCGTCCGTTGCCTCCGCGAGGGTATCGAGTCGGCGGCCCTCCGCGAACTACACGATGCGTACGACAGCCCGCTCATCGTCTACGCGGAGAACCTCGTCTACTCGACGCTGGACTACGGTTACACCGACCGTGACCTCCCTGCGCTGGTCGGCTTCGACGTGCTTCCGTACACGGCTATCGAGACGATGACACCGGCGGGCGACCCCTACGCCGAGACGTTCGAGGGCTTCCTCTCGACGGCTGAAGCCTGGGACGTTCTGGAGCGCATTCGCGACGAGACAGCGCCGACAGCACACGCGTTCGTCCCAGCAACCATCCTCGAGGAATCGTCGGGGGTCGACCCGGAGTCCTTCGAGGTTCCACCGTCCTCGCTCGCACCGGACGTTCGCGCCGAGGGTGTCGTCATCCGGAGTGACGCTCAGGAGCGCCGTGTGAAAGTCGTCCGCGAGGCATTCGAGGAGCTCAACCGCGAGCAGTTCGGCCGCAACCCCGACGACGCCGACTCCGGTGCGGCGTATCTCGTCGCGGCATACTGCACGTCGGCGCGCATCCGCAAGGAGGTCCGCTCGATGGTCGTCGAGGAGGGCCGGGAGTTCGGCGTCCATCTGACCGACGACCTGTACCCCCGCGTCGTCGAGGACATGTGGGCCGAGAACTGGAAGGAGATCATGCGACTCGAGAGAGAGCTCGTCCCTGCCGATGTCTACCCGCTCGTCGCGAAGCGCTGTGTGAGAGAACTCCGACAGATGGAGACGAATGCAGAACTCAATAGTGCCGACCCGACGACCATCTGGCAGCACCTGAGCTGA